The window TGAATACTGACTATTGAAGTCGTTTTCACTTCAAGATTTTCATGGATTTCGGGGATAAAGAATTTTTCAACTGTATTACCCCATAGATCCACGTGCTCTCTTGTGACCGCAGTAGGATTGATTTCTGTTCGGTAAGACAGTAACCGTTGGCATTCATCTGTTCTTGGTTTCAATCGAATATGATTCAGGCTTTGGTCGACTGGAGTATCATAATGAAATTTATTGATGTGTTCAATCTGGTATTTCATAGAGGCCTTCCTCTCTCAAGTTTGCTTCTGATAAGCCCCATTTACTTTCGGGTCTACTAAATAATATGTTCTAGAAAAAATATCGCCTATCTGATTACAATGTTGTTTGAAATTATTTAAAAAATCAATCATTTCATCCATCGATGAGCCTTGGATTCTTAGTTCTTCTAAATCAGCTTTAACTTCATCTAAAATTCTGAACAGAGATTCAGAGTAAAGGGAAACCTGTCCGCCTTCCATTTCAGATATCGCCTGCTGCACATGTTCAATACAGTAAACGATTGATCTTGGGAATGTATGGTCTGAAATAAGGAACGTCAAAACGTCTTCACCTTTGATCGATGGTGGATATTTTTTTAAAAATGCTTGGTGACCATTGACGAAATGCAATGTTCTTAAGCTGTGATAATAAAATGTCTCATCTTGATCTATTGCATCTTCTTTTAATTTTTCACACATCATGGTTAGGATGCGTGAAGTTTTTTCTGCACGTTCAAGACATTTTCCTATTTGTAAAAATGTATAACTATCCCCTCGTAATAAGGAAGATTCAATAATTCCCTGTGTAGTGAATGAGGACTGGATCAACTGTTTCAACAAATTGTCCACGTCTTTTAGTGTCCAGTCAGTCGAGTCGACATCTTTACTGTTCCAATAGCAGTCATTCAAATGTTCCCAAAGCTCTGTAGGGATGATTTCTCGAGTAGACTTGGCATTGTCTCTTGCAATTCTTAAGATCTGTTGTAACGAATTCATATTGTTCTGATCGAAAGTCAAGTATTGAACTATTGATGAAGGTTCTAATTTCTCATTATTGAGTACGTAATCTTCGTAAGATGAACAGATATCGATGATCTCTTCCCAATCCTTATAGGCAAGTGCTTTTGTATCATCTGCTTCTAACATATCAATTAATCTTGTGGATAAAATCCTTGAATTATTTTCAGCGCGTTCAATATTTTTAGCCATCCAATACAGTGAATCTGCCACACGACTTAACATATATGACTCATCCTTTCTGCAGTACTTTAAGAATGTTTAACTTTGTTAAAGGGTTAAAGTATATGAAAAACTAGTGCTTTCGCTATTAGGACTTGGCGAGAAGCCAAGTTTTTCCCAGTACTCTGAATCTATTGGTTGCGTAACACCCATGTATCTTTACCGCCTCCACCCTGTGAGGAATTTACGACGAGCGATCCTTCTTTCAATGCGACTCGCGAAAGTCCTCCAGGTAACACATTGATTTCTTTTCCACCCATAACGAACACTCTTAAGTCGATATGGCAAGGATAAAATCGATTGTTTTGGAATGCAGGCATTCGTGAAAGCTGGATGGTCGGTTGAGCGATATATTGATGTGGTTCTTCAATAATTTTTTTACGAAAGAGTTCAATTTCTTCCGCCGAAGCGTGTGGTCCGATCAACATATCATAACCGCCAGAAGCCCCGACATTTTTCACAACTAACTCTTCTATATGGTCGAGAACATATTCTTTTGACTCCGGATTACTTAGTAGGTAAGTATCCACATTTTTCAAAATTGGTTCTTCTTTTAAATAATAACGGATAATATCTGGAACATAGGCATAAGTCGCCTTATCATCCGCTACACCATTACCGATTCCATTCAAAATAGCTACATTCTTCTTGCGATAAGCTTCCATTAATCCTGGGACACCTAACATGGAGTCAGGTTTAAAAGCATCGGGGTCAAGATAATCATCGTCAATTCGGCGATAGATGATATCCACACGTTGTAAACCATGAATCGTTTTCATATAAACAATGTCATCTTTTACTAATAAGTCGCGACCTTCCACCAATTCGATCCCCATCTGTTGAGCTAAGAAGACATGGTCATAGTAAGCTGAATTGTACTGGCCAGGTGTTAACAGGACAGCAATTGATTGTTTAGGGTCACTGCAATTCTCAGGTGAATGACTTTTGAGTGATTCATGCATAAGAGACATTTGGTGCTCAAGAGTAGTGATTTTATGGTGGTTGAAGAATTCTGGGAACACACGTCTCATTACAAAACGGTTCTGATAGACATAAGACATACCTGAAGGGTTACGCAGATTATCTTCAAGCACGCGGTATTCACCATTTTCATCTTTGATCAAGTCGATACCAGCTAAGAAAATATGATTTTTATTAGGAATATCTAAGTCAGATGCTTGGGCTTTATAGTAGTAGGGATTGTTTTCAATTAATTCTCGTGGAATGATCTCATCCGCCAGTATTTTCTGTTCAGTGTATATATCTTCTAAAAATAAATTCAATGCCTGAACGCGTTGGGTCATACCTTGCTTGATGTGATCCCATTGGTCTGATGTAATGATGACTGGAAGGAAATCAAACGGCATTGTTCGTTCCGTTCCTGAATTTCCACTGTAAACTGTGAAAGTAATTCCTTGTCTTAAAAAGTTGAGTTGAGCAGTCTCGCTTTTCTCA of the Halalkalibacillus sediminis genome contains:
- a CDS encoding alpha-E domain-containing protein is translated as MLSRVADSLYWMAKNIERAENNSRILSTRLIDMLEADDTKALAYKDWEEIIDICSSYEDYVLNNEKLEPSSIVQYLTFDQNNMNSLQQILRIARDNAKSTREIIPTELWEHLNDCYWNSKDVDSTDWTLKDVDNLLKQLIQSSFTTQGIIESSLLRGDSYTFLQIGKCLERAEKTSRILTMMCEKLKEDAIDQDETFYYHSLRTLHFVNGHQAFLKKYPPSIKGEDVLTFLISDHTFPRSIVYCIEHVQQAISEMEGGQVSLYSESLFRILDEVKADLEELRIQGSSMDEMIDFLNNFKQHCNQIGDIFSRTYYLVDPKVNGAYQKQT
- a CDS encoding circularly permuted type 2 ATP-grasp protein, encoding MITRYKVQNFFDEMLNNNGDPKPHYEQFYNILQEFTPQELHEKSETAQLNFLRQGITFTVYSGNSGTERTMPFDFLPVIITSDQWDHIKQGMTQRVQALNLFLEDIYTEQKILADEIIPRELIENNPYYYKAQASDLDIPNKNHIFLAGIDLIKDENGEYRVLEDNLRNPSGMSYVYQNRFVMRRVFPEFFNHHKITTLEHQMSLMHESLKSHSPENCSDPKQSIAVLLTPGQYNSAYYDHVFLAQQMGIELVEGRDLLVKDDIVYMKTIHGLQRVDIIYRRIDDDYLDPDAFKPDSMLGVPGLMEAYRKKNVAILNGIGNGVADDKATYAYVPDIIRYYLKEEPILKNVDTYLLSNPESKEYVLDHIEELVVKNVGASGGYDMLIGPHASAEEIELFRKKIIEEPHQYIAQPTIQLSRMPAFQNNRFYPCHIDLRVFVMGGKEINVLPGGLSRVALKEGSLVVNSSQGGGGKDTWVLRNQ